Proteins encoded within one genomic window of Sphingomonas cannabina:
- the cysN gene encoding sulfate adenylyltransferase subunit CysN yields the protein MNHYRPDALIAADIDAYLAEQANKSLLRFLTCGSVDDGKSTLIGRMLYDARTVFDDQLSQLEADSRRVGTQGQNLDFALLVDGLSAEREQGITIDVAYRFFATARRKFIVADTPGHEQYTRNMVTGASTADLAVILVDARKGVLTQTRRHGFLVNLLGIRRIVLAVNKMDLIGWDRAAYDRIVADFAAFGRSIGMAEAVAIPMAALGGDNIAARSEHTPWFTGPTLIEHLETVEIDADRDPDRPFAMPVQWVNRPNLDFRGFSGLITAGTVRPGDRIRTVPSGRVSHIERIVTLDGDLDEAVAGQSVTLTLTDEIDCSRGDVIAAADSPPEVADQFQTTLVWMDDEPLQPGRGYWLKSGATSATASVREPDHAIDVNTLAELPARTLGLNDIGVVEIHLDRPIPFAPYAESRDLGGFILVDKLTNKTVAAGMITRALRRSRNVHWQAIEITREAHAAQKHQTPRLLWFTGLSGSGKSTIANLVEKRLHMLGKHSFLLDGDNIRHGLNRDLGFSDADRVENIRRVGEVARLMTDAGLIVLTAFISPFRAERELVRGLMPEGEFVEIFIDTPLEVAEARDTKGLYAKARAGEIANFTGISSPYEPPEHPDIRIDTTSMSPEEAAELIVDRVIGAWTPVI from the coding sequence GTGAACCACTACCGACCCGACGCCCTCATCGCCGCCGACATCGACGCCTATCTCGCCGAACAGGCGAACAAGTCCCTCCTGCGCTTCCTCACCTGCGGCTCGGTCGACGACGGCAAGTCGACGCTGATCGGCCGCATGCTCTACGACGCGCGCACCGTGTTCGACGACCAGCTCTCCCAGCTGGAGGCGGATTCGCGGCGCGTCGGCACGCAGGGCCAGAATCTCGACTTCGCGCTGCTGGTCGACGGCCTCTCCGCCGAGCGCGAGCAGGGCATCACCATCGACGTCGCCTATCGCTTCTTCGCGACGGCGCGCCGCAAGTTCATCGTCGCCGACACGCCGGGCCACGAGCAGTACACCCGCAACATGGTCACCGGCGCCTCGACCGCGGACCTCGCGGTGATCCTGGTCGACGCGCGCAAGGGCGTCCTCACCCAGACGCGGCGCCACGGCTTCCTCGTCAACCTGCTCGGCATCCGCCGCATCGTGCTGGCGGTGAACAAGATGGACCTGATCGGCTGGGACCGCGCCGCCTACGACCGCATCGTCGCCGATTTCGCCGCCTTCGGCCGCTCGATCGGCATGGCGGAGGCGGTGGCGATCCCGATGGCCGCGCTCGGCGGCGACAACATCGCCGCGCGCTCGGAGCATACGCCCTGGTTCACCGGCCCGACGCTGATCGAGCACCTCGAGACGGTCGAGATCGACGCCGACCGCGACCCCGACCGGCCGTTCGCGATGCCGGTGCAATGGGTCAACCGGCCCAACCTCGACTTCCGCGGCTTCTCCGGCCTGATCACCGCCGGCACCGTCCGCCCCGGCGACCGCATCCGCACCGTCCCCTCCGGCCGCGTCTCCCATATCGAGCGCATCGTCACCCTCGACGGCGACCTCGACGAGGCGGTCGCCGGCCAGTCGGTCACGCTGACCCTCACCGACGAGATCGACTGCTCGCGCGGCGACGTCATCGCCGCCGCCGACAGCCCGCCCGAGGTCGCCGACCAGTTCCAGACGACGCTGGTCTGGATGGACGACGAGCCGCTCCAGCCCGGCCGCGGCTATTGGCTGAAGTCGGGCGCGACCTCGGCCACCGCCAGCGTCCGCGAGCCCGACCACGCGATCGACGTCAACACCCTCGCCGAGCTGCCCGCCAGGACGCTCGGCCTCAACGACATCGGCGTCGTCGAGATCCACCTCGACCGCCCGATCCCCTTCGCGCCCTATGCCGAAAGCCGCGACCTTGGCGGTTTCATCCTGGTCGACAAGCTCACCAACAAGACCGTCGCCGCCGGCATGATCACCCGCGCGCTGCGCCGCAGCCGCAACGTCCATTGGCAGGCGATCGAGATCACCCGCGAGGCGCACGCCGCCCAGAAGCACCAGACGCCGCGCCTCCTGTGGTTCACCGGCCTCTCCGGCTCGGGCAAATCGACCATCGCCAATCTGGTCGAGAAGCGGCTGCACATGCTCGGCAAGCACAGCTTCCTGCTCGACGGCGACAATATCCGCCACGGCCTCAACCGCGACCTCGGCTTCTCCGACGCCGACCGCGTCGAGAACATCCGCCGGGTGGGCGAGGTCGCGCGCCTCATGACCGACGCCGGCCTCATCGTCCTCACCGCCTTCATCTCGCCGTTCCGCGCCGAGCGCGAGCTGGTGCGCGGCCTCATGCCCGAGGGCGAGTTCGTCGAGATCTTCATCGACACCCCGCTGGAGGTGGCGGAGGCGCGCGACACCAAGGGCCTCTACGCCAAGGCGAGGGCAGGGGAGATCGCCAACTTCACCGGCATCTCCAGCCCCTATGAGCCGCCCGAGCACCCCGACATCCGCATCGACACCACCAGCATGTCGCCCGAGGAAGCCGCCGAGCTGATCGTCGACCGCGTGATCGGCGCCTGGACGCCGGTGATATGA
- a CDS encoding inositol monophosphatase family protein, whose product MTDAELAHAIAGEAGTLLLELRRGRAPGRALGDAGDREAQALIAARLAAARPDDFVLSEEAADDPARCAASRLWVVDPLDGTAEYAEGRDDWAVHIGLSIDGAPAAGAVALPARGLVIATDAPPPPAPLHQPPRMVVSRSRAPHECPGIAAAIGAELVPMGSAGAKAMAVVLGEADIYLHSGGQYVWDNCAPAAVALAAGLHVSRLDGSPLVYNCVDTYLPDLLICRPELAEPVLRLVRG is encoded by the coding sequence ATGACCGACGCCGAACTCGCCCACGCCATCGCCGGGGAAGCCGGCACGCTGCTGCTCGAGCTGCGCCGGGGCCGCGCGCCCGGCCGTGCGCTCGGCGACGCCGGCGACCGCGAGGCGCAGGCGCTGATCGCCGCCCGCCTCGCCGCCGCCCGGCCCGACGACTTCGTGCTGTCGGAGGAAGCGGCCGACGACCCCGCCCGCTGCGCCGCCTCGCGCCTGTGGGTGGTCGACCCGCTCGACGGAACCGCGGAATATGCGGAAGGCCGCGACGACTGGGCGGTCCACATCGGCCTCAGCATCGACGGCGCGCCCGCGGCCGGCGCGGTGGCGCTCCCCGCCCGCGGTCTGGTGATCGCGACCGACGCCCCGCCGCCGCCCGCGCCGCTCCACCAGCCGCCGCGCATGGTCGTCAGCCGCTCGCGCGCGCCGCACGAATGCCCCGGCATCGCCGCCGCGATCGGCGCCGAGCTGGTGCCGATGGGCTCGGCCGGCGCCAAGGCGATGGCGGTGGTGCTGGGGGAGGCCGACATCTACCTCCACTCCGGCGGCCAATATGTCTGGGACAATTGCGCCCCCGCCGCGGTGGCGCTGGCGGCGGGGCTCCATGTGTCGCGACTGGATGGCAGCCCGCTCGTCTACAATTGCGTCGACACCTATTTACCGGATTTGCTGATCTGCCGGCCGGAGCTTGCCGAACCGGTGCTGAGATTGGTCCGCGGCTGA
- the cysD gene encoding sulfate adenylyltransferase subunit CysD, whose protein sequence is MPHLTHLDRLEAESIHILREVAAEAERPVMLYSIGKDSAVMLHLARKAFFPAPPPFPLLHVDTTWKFRAMYELRDRAAAAAGMELLVWKNPEAEARGINPFDHGSLHTDLWKTEGLKQALDHYRFDAAFGGARRDEEKSRAKERVFSFRTAQHRWDPKAQRPELWRLYNARKAKGESIRVFPLSNWTELDIWQYIAREGIEIVPLYFAAPRPTVERDGLILMVDDDRFRLAPGEVPVERSIRFRTLGCYPLTGAVESNAATLSEVVQEMLLTTTSERQGRAIDHDAAASMEKKKVEGYF, encoded by the coding sequence ATGCCGCATCTGACCCATCTCGACCGGCTCGAAGCCGAATCGATCCACATCCTGCGCGAAGTCGCCGCCGAGGCGGAGCGTCCGGTGATGCTCTATTCGATCGGCAAGGATTCGGCGGTGATGCTGCACCTCGCACGCAAGGCGTTCTTCCCCGCGCCGCCCCCATTCCCGCTGCTCCACGTCGACACCACCTGGAAGTTCCGCGCGATGTACGAGCTGCGCGACCGCGCCGCCGCGGCCGCTGGCATGGAGCTGCTGGTGTGGAAGAACCCTGAGGCCGAGGCGCGGGGGATCAATCCCTTCGACCACGGCAGCCTCCACACCGACCTGTGGAAGACGGAAGGGCTCAAGCAGGCGCTCGACCATTATCGCTTCGACGCCGCGTTCGGCGGCGCCCGGCGCGACGAGGAGAAGAGCCGCGCCAAGGAGCGCGTGTTCAGCTTCCGCACCGCCCAGCACCGCTGGGACCCCAAGGCGCAGCGCCCCGAGCTCTGGCGCCTCTACAACGCCCGCAAGGCGAAGGGGGAGAGCATCCGCGTCTTCCCGCTCTCCAACTGGACCGAGCTCGACATCTGGCAGTACATCGCCCGCGAGGGGATCGAGATCGTGCCCCTCTATTTCGCCGCGCCGCGCCCGACGGTGGAGCGCGACGGGCTGATCCTGATGGTCGACGACGACCGCTTCCGCCTGGCGCCCGGCGAGGTGCCGGTGGAGCGCTCGATCCGTTTCCGCACGCTCGGCTGCTATCCGCTGACCGGGGCGGTGGAGAGCAATGCGGCGACCTTGTCCGAGGTCGTGCAGGAGATGCTGCTCACCACCACCAGCGAACGCCAGGGCCGCGCGATCGACCACGACGCCGCGGCGAGCATGGAGAAGAAGAAGGTGGAGGGCTATTTCTGA
- a CDS encoding TonB-dependent receptor — protein MTKLRTRPPIRSAALTAAALLAGASWPALAQDQAQTQQAAPPATQEPATADDQQADIVVTGFRASLQSQTEAKRNSIGFTDTIFAEDIGKFPDTNIAESVNRIPGVTITREVTGEGSNVAIRGLGTNFTRVLLNGAPVAVASVRFDAQSTNREVDLDLLPTELFTQLTVSKSPVASMVEGGAAGTVNLRSARPFDNPKPYISYGFQGSKVSSADKWGYRGYAIASATFGDFGILIGGAAVKNRFRVDGFETIGWTNPNLSAAQNTNANRNSTGGGNWAIPGTVPVNAGNGLTTGTVIDQAFLLAHNPGATIEQIDNGLLPRLGRPRTEIGERTRYNALASFEWRPSDAFHFYLDGMYAKRDTDFTRTAMNWAVRNGAAIPLNTTYDKSDCSAGCTVTGGTYANAQFFLEYRPYRDKQEYWGVNPGAEFTINEWIKGDLQANYTKSTFRRESPTVLVITPPSSGTTVTYTNNGGIPDISTNIDLNDPNNFGWAGGGRVNLNGEERETETKGIRGSLLFGDEKRFSVRVGGAYDDTKRRITPFDNTNPWQNLICGNGPSVTLPAPNRQPICDGANLPGTAAPPGYPTYPAYGTGYSSGLPPLVYAGSRVPTALVPSYLRPGSNGFITVDWDKFRADTNYDELLAGATEVGSGSSGANGGLIREKVTGIFAEANGVIDIGENTLRLNAGIRYVRTEQIVGGRVSVPDPRNSVGGVTCPGTSPAFALNGACYPNIDTFPNSRTLYSNFLPSASLVFNIGRNAVARASVSRTMTRPDPNAMLPGASFVQPSADVGTLGNSELDPYISDNIDLGFEYYTGGEGVIAVAAFRKSITGFTVNGLRTVPFSFLAPYGITFASLTAAQQAALISRAQAGQRPEDVDIVLQQQVNADGKLKVNGLEFQITQPLDFLTQYIGVRGFGFQGNLTLIDQKGEGAGAPAVALGVAPTTYTLTGYYDGGPLSARLTYTFNEGSQGSNPNQNGIPAAAIFGRDYSQLDFSGSLDLGKMFDNKYLPTLVLNVINITKEAQSSYFQFPNATYNEYNPGRTILVGIRGKF, from the coding sequence ATGACCAAGCTTCGCACCCGTCCGCCTATCCGTTCGGCCGCGCTGACCGCCGCGGCGCTGCTGGCCGGTGCGTCCTGGCCCGCCCTCGCGCAGGATCAGGCGCAGACGCAGCAGGCCGCGCCACCCGCGACGCAGGAACCCGCCACCGCCGACGATCAGCAGGCGGATATCGTGGTCACCGGTTTCCGCGCCTCGCTGCAGAGCCAGACCGAGGCGAAGCGCAACTCGATCGGCTTCACCGACACGATCTTCGCGGAGGACATCGGCAAGTTCCCCGACACCAACATCGCCGAATCGGTGAACCGCATCCCCGGCGTCACCATCACCCGCGAGGTGACGGGCGAGGGCAGCAACGTCGCGATCCGCGGCCTCGGCACCAACTTCACCCGCGTGCTGCTCAACGGCGCGCCGGTCGCGGTCGCCTCGGTCCGCTTCGACGCGCAGAGCACCAACCGCGAGGTCGACCTCGACCTGCTCCCGACCGAGCTGTTCACGCAATTGACCGTCAGCAAGTCCCCGGTCGCCTCGATGGTCGAGGGCGGCGCCGCCGGCACCGTCAACCTGCGCTCGGCGCGTCCGTTCGACAACCCCAAGCCCTACATCAGCTACGGTTTCCAGGGCTCCAAAGTCAGCAGCGCCGACAAATGGGGCTATCGCGGCTACGCGATCGCCAGCGCGACCTTCGGCGACTTCGGCATCCTGATCGGCGGCGCGGCGGTCAAGAACCGCTTCCGCGTCGACGGGTTCGAGACGATCGGCTGGACCAACCCCAACCTGTCCGCCGCGCAAAACACGAATGCCAACCGCAATTCGACCGGAGGCGGCAACTGGGCGATCCCCGGCACCGTCCCGGTCAACGCCGGCAATGGTCTGACCACCGGCACCGTGATCGATCAGGCCTTCCTGCTCGCGCACAATCCCGGCGCGACGATCGAGCAGATCGACAACGGCCTGCTCCCGCGCCTCGGCCGGCCGCGCACGGAGATCGGCGAGCGCACGCGCTACAACGCGCTCGCCTCGTTCGAATGGCGCCCCAGCGACGCCTTCCACTTCTACCTCGACGGCATGTACGCCAAGCGCGACACCGATTTCACCCGTACCGCGATGAACTGGGCGGTGCGCAATGGCGCGGCGATCCCGCTCAACACCACCTACGACAAGAGCGACTGCTCGGCCGGCTGCACCGTCACCGGCGGCACCTATGCCAATGCGCAGTTCTTCCTCGAATATCGCCCCTATCGCGACAAGCAGGAATATTGGGGCGTCAATCCGGGCGCCGAATTCACCATCAACGAATGGATCAAGGGCGACCTCCAGGCCAATTACACCAAGAGCACCTTCCGCCGCGAAAGCCCGACCGTCCTCGTCATCACGCCGCCCAGCAGCGGGACGACGGTGACCTACACCAACAACGGCGGTATCCCCGACATCTCGACCAACATCGACCTCAACGACCCCAACAACTTCGGCTGGGCCGGCGGCGGCCGCGTCAACTTGAACGGCGAGGAGCGCGAGACCGAGACCAAGGGCATCCGCGGCAGCCTGTTGTTCGGCGACGAGAAGCGCTTCAGCGTCCGCGTCGGCGGCGCCTATGACGACACCAAGCGCCGGATCACGCCGTTCGACAACACCAACCCTTGGCAGAACCTGATCTGCGGCAACGGCCCCAGCGTCACGCTGCCTGCGCCCAACCGCCAGCCGATCTGCGACGGCGCCAACCTGCCGGGAACGGCGGCGCCTCCCGGCTATCCGACCTATCCGGCCTATGGCACCGGCTATTCGAGCGGCCTCCCGCCGCTCGTCTATGCCGGCTCGCGCGTTCCCACCGCGCTGGTGCCGAGCTACCTTCGGCCCGGCAGCAACGGCTTCATCACCGTCGATTGGGACAAGTTCCGCGCCGACACCAATTATGACGAGCTGCTGGCCGGCGCGACCGAGGTCGGCAGCGGCAGCAGCGGCGCCAACGGCGGCCTGATCCGGGAAAAGGTCACCGGCATCTTCGCCGAGGCCAACGGCGTCATCGACATCGGCGAGAATACGCTGCGCCTCAACGCCGGCATCCGCTACGTCCGCACCGAGCAGATCGTCGGCGGCCGCGTCAGCGTGCCCGATCCGCGCAACAGCGTCGGCGGCGTGACCTGTCCGGGTACGTCTCCCGCCTTCGCGCTGAACGGGGCCTGCTATCCGAACATCGATACCTTCCCCAACTCGCGCACGCTCTATTCGAACTTCCTGCCGTCGGCGAGCCTGGTGTTCAACATCGGCCGCAACGCGGTGGCGCGCGCATCGGTCTCGCGGACGATGACGCGGCCCGATCCCAATGCGATGCTGCCGGGCGCGAGCTTCGTCCAGCCTTCCGCCGACGTCGGCACGCTCGGCAACAGCGAGCTCGATCCGTACATCTCCGACAATATCGACCTCGGCTTCGAATATTACACGGGCGGCGAGGGCGTGATCGCGGTCGCGGCGTTCCGCAAGTCGATCACCGGCTTCACCGTCAACGGCCTGCGCACGGTGCCGTTCAGCTTCCTCGCGCCCTACGGCATCACCTTCGCCTCGCTGACGGCGGCGCAGCAGGCCGCGCTGATCTCGCGCGCCCAGGCCGGCCAGCGGCCCGAGGACGTCGACATCGTGCTGCAGCAGCAGGTCAACGCCGACGGCAAGCTCAAGGTCAACGGCCTGGAGTTCCAGATCACCCAGCCGCTCGATTTCCTCACCCAATATATCGGCGTCCGCGGCTTCGGCTTCCAAGGCAACCTGACGCTGATCGACCAGAAGGGCGAGGGCGCCGGCGCGCCCGCGGTGGCGCTGGGCGTGGCGCCGACCACCTACACGCTGACCGGCTATTATGACGGCGGCCCGCTGTCGGCGCGGCTGACCTATACGTTCAACGAAGGCTCGCAGGGGTCGAACCCCAACCAGAACGGCATCCCCGCCGCCGCGATCTTCGGGCGCGACTATTCGCAGCTCGATTTCTCGGGCAGCCTCGATCTCGGCAAGATGTTCGACAACAAGTACCTGCCGACGCTGGTGCTGAACGTCATCAACATCACCAAGGAAGCGCAGAGCAGCTACTTCCAGTTCCCCAATGCGACGTACAACGAATACAATCCGGGCCGCACCATCCTGGTCGGCATCCGCGGCAAGTTCTGA
- a CDS encoding potassium channel family protein, translated as MPGTVTIRDRSLRLKRKSGTPVWLSLLWRIALAFGLIGIALAVHWFDRDGLRDNLDGHVSFVDVLYFTMITVTTVGYGDIVPVTPQSRLFDTFVVTPIRLFVWLIFLGTAYDFLLKRVWERWRMSIIQRNLHGHVVVAGYGTSGSEAVNELIRRGTDPKRIVVIEERDAALAEAEERGVAVIDGDATRNAALEAVKLDRASALIVSAGRDDTSILIVLTARRIAPKVPISVVIRSEDNEPLARQAGADTVINPASFAGLLLAGSTHGPHIADYLADLAAAHGRVALRERAVAPAEVGRPLAAIETGLGVRIYRGDSVFGFWDAEARALAAGDQIVEIVPGTPRERQA; from the coding sequence ATGCCGGGGACCGTCACCATCCGCGACCGATCGCTGCGCCTCAAGCGCAAGAGCGGCACGCCCGTCTGGCTCTCGCTGCTGTGGCGCATCGCGTTGGCGTTCGGGCTGATCGGCATCGCGCTCGCGGTCCACTGGTTCGACCGCGACGGCCTGCGCGACAATCTCGACGGCCACGTCAGCTTCGTCGACGTGCTCTACTTCACAATGATCACCGTCACGACGGTCGGCTACGGCGACATCGTGCCTGTCACCCCGCAGTCGCGGCTGTTCGACACCTTCGTGGTCACGCCGATCCGGCTGTTCGTCTGGCTGATCTTTCTCGGCACGGCCTATGATTTCCTGCTCAAGCGCGTTTGGGAGCGATGGCGGATGAGCATCATCCAGCGGAACTTGCACGGCCACGTCGTCGTCGCCGGCTATGGCACCAGCGGATCGGAGGCGGTGAACGAGCTGATCCGCCGCGGCACCGATCCGAAGCGGATCGTAGTGATCGAGGAGCGCGACGCCGCGCTCGCCGAGGCGGAGGAACGCGGCGTCGCGGTGATCGACGGCGACGCCACCCGCAACGCCGCGCTGGAGGCGGTGAAGCTCGACCGCGCCAGTGCGCTGATCGTCTCGGCCGGCCGCGACGACACCTCGATCCTGATCGTGCTGACCGCCCGCCGCATCGCGCCCAAGGTGCCGATCAGCGTGGTGATCCGCTCCGAGGACAATGAGCCGCTCGCCCGCCAGGCCGGCGCCGACACCGTCATCAACCCCGCCAGCTTCGCGGGCCTGCTGCTCGCCGGATCGACGCACGGCCCCCATATCGCCGATTATCTCGCCGACCTCGCCGCCGCGCACGGGCGCGTCGCGCTGCGCGAGCGTGCGGTGGCGCCGGCGGAGGTCGGCCGCCCGCTCGCCGCCATCGAGACCGGCCTCGGCGTGCGCATCTATCGCGGGGACAGCGTGTTCGGCTTCTGGGACGCCGAGGCGCGCGCGCTCGCGGCCGGCGACCAGATCGTCGAGATCGTTCCCGGCACGCCGCGGGAGAGGCAGGCTTAG